The Salegentibacter mishustinae genome includes a window with the following:
- the carB gene encoding carbamoyl-phosphate synthase large subunit, translating to MPKNNNLKSILIIGSGPIIIGQACEFDYAGTQSLRSLREDGIETILLNSNPATIMTDPSMADHVYLKPLTTKSIVEILKKHPNIDAVLPTMGGQTALNLCIEADEKGIWEDFGIKLIGVDIDAINITEDREKFKQLMGKIGIPVAPAKTVTSYLQGKEVAQEFGFPLVIRASFTLGGSGASFVHGPEEFDEMLTYGLEASPIHEVLIDKALLGWKEYELELLRDKNDNVVIICSIENMDPMGIHTGDSITVAPAMTLSDTTYQRMRDMAIKMMRSIGDFAGGCNVQFAVSPDEKEDIIAIEINPRVSRSSALASKATGYPIAKIATKLAIGYNLDELENQITKSTSALFEPSLDYVIVKIPRWNFDKFEGADRTLGLQMKSVGEVMGIGRSFQEALHKATQSLEIKRNGLGADGKSYTKYDEIIEKLTYPSWDRVFVIYDAIQAGIPLSRIHEITKIDMWFLRQYEELYALDVEISKFDKESLPKDLLLEAKQKGFADRQIAHMLDCLESEVYNKRVDLGINRVYKLVDTCAAEFKAETPYYYSTFEAEIETPDGKRYVDDESKVSDRKKIVVLGSGPNRIGQGIEFDYSCVHGVLAASECGYETIMINCNPETVSTDFDVADKLYFEPVFWEHIYDIIRHEKPEGVIVQLGGQTALKLAEKLDRYGIKIMGTSYEALDLAEDRGSFSKLLQDNDIPYPEFGTAETADEALALADELDFPILVRPSYVLGGQGMKIVINKDELEETVVDLLRKIPNNKLLLDHYLDGAIEAEADAICDGEDVHIIGIMEHIEPCGIHSGDSNALLPPFNLGDLVMEQIKDHTRKIALALNTVGLINIQFAIKDDMVYIIEANPRASRTVPFIAKAYKESYVNYATKVMLGEKKIKDFKFNPQLEGYAIKQPVFSFNKFHKVNKQLGPEMKSTGESILFIDSLRDDEFYDLYSRRKMYLSK from the coding sequence ATGCCTAAAAACAACAACCTTAAAAGTATCCTGATTATTGGCTCCGGGCCTATTATTATTGGTCAGGCCTGCGAATTTGATTATGCCGGAACTCAATCCTTACGTTCGTTACGCGAAGATGGGATAGAAACTATCCTGCTTAATTCCAATCCGGCAACGATAATGACAGATCCGTCTATGGCAGATCACGTTTATCTAAAACCTTTAACTACCAAGTCTATTGTTGAAATCCTTAAAAAGCATCCTAATATAGATGCTGTTTTGCCAACAATGGGAGGGCAAACAGCGCTAAACCTATGTATTGAAGCCGATGAAAAAGGAATTTGGGAAGATTTTGGGATCAAATTAATTGGTGTAGATATAGACGCGATCAATATTACCGAAGATCGCGAGAAGTTTAAGCAGCTTATGGGTAAAATTGGAATTCCCGTAGCTCCTGCTAAAACTGTAACTTCTTATCTTCAGGGAAAAGAGGTTGCGCAAGAATTTGGTTTTCCTTTAGTAATTAGAGCCTCTTTTACTTTAGGTGGAAGTGGAGCTTCTTTTGTACACGGCCCCGAAGAGTTTGATGAAATGCTTACCTATGGATTAGAAGCTTCTCCAATTCACGAGGTATTAATCGATAAAGCACTTTTAGGCTGGAAAGAGTATGAATTAGAACTGCTAAGAGATAAGAACGATAATGTGGTAATTATTTGTTCTATAGAAAATATGGATCCTATGGGAATCCATACCGGAGATTCGATTACCGTAGCACCAGCAATGACTTTAAGTGATACCACGTACCAGCGTATGCGTGATATGGCTATAAAAATGATGCGTAGCATTGGTGATTTTGCCGGTGGCTGTAATGTGCAGTTTGCGGTAAGTCCAGATGAAAAAGAAGACATTATTGCGATAGAAATTAACCCAAGGGTTTCCAGGTCTTCGGCTTTGGCTTCTAAGGCAACAGGATATCCAATTGCGAAAATTGCAACAAAACTGGCAATTGGTTATAACTTAGATGAACTGGAAAACCAGATCACTAAATCTACTTCAGCTTTATTCGAACCTTCTTTAGATTATGTGATCGTTAAAATTCCGCGATGGAATTTCGATAAATTTGAAGGCGCAGATCGAACTTTAGGACTGCAAATGAAATCTGTAGGAGAGGTGATGGGAATTGGACGTTCTTTCCAGGAAGCACTTCATAAAGCCACCCAATCACTTGAGATTAAAAGAAACGGACTTGGAGCTGACGGAAAAAGCTATACCAAGTACGACGAAATTATAGAAAAACTTACTTACCCAAGCTGGGATCGCGTATTTGTGATCTACGATGCAATTCAGGCGGGAATCCCGCTTAGCCGCATTCACGAGATCACTAAAATAGATATGTGGTTCTTGCGCCAGTACGAAGAGCTTTATGCTTTAGATGTAGAGATCTCTAAATTTGATAAAGAGTCATTACCTAAAGACTTGTTACTCGAAGCAAAACAAAAAGGTTTTGCAGATAGGCAAATAGCTCATATGCTGGACTGTTTAGAAAGCGAAGTTTACAATAAGCGTGTTGATTTAGGAATAAACCGGGTGTATAAACTGGTGGATACCTGTGCAGCTGAATTTAAAGCGGAAACACCTTATTACTACTCAACCTTTGAAGCTGAAATTGAAACTCCAGATGGTAAACGTTATGTAGATGACGAAAGCAAGGTGAGTGACAGGAAAAAAATTGTAGTACTTGGTTCTGGGCCAAACAGAATAGGCCAGGGAATTGAGTTTGATTATAGTTGTGTTCACGGGGTTTTAGCCGCTTCAGAATGCGGTTACGAAACCATAATGATCAACTGTAATCCAGAAACGGTATCTACCGATTTTGATGTGGCCGATAAACTTTATTTCGAACCTGTTTTCTGGGAGCATATTTATGATATAATTCGCCACGAAAAACCTGAAGGAGTAATCGTGCAGCTGGGAGGTCAAACTGCTTTAAAACTTGCAGAAAAACTAGATCGCTACGGAATTAAAATTATGGGAACCAGTTATGAAGCTTTAGATCTTGCTGAAGATCGCGGAAGCTTCTCGAAACTGCTTCAGGATAACGATATTCCTTACCCTGAGTTTGGAACTGCAGAAACTGCAGATGAAGCTCTTGCACTAGCCGATGAGCTTGATTTTCCAATTTTGGTAAGGCCTTCTTATGTGTTAGGTGGCCAGGGAATGAAGATCGTGATCAATAAAGATGAGCTGGAAGAAACCGTAGTAGATCTTTTAAGAAAAATTCCGAATAATAAATTATTGTTGGATCATTATTTAGATGGCGCTATAGAAGCTGAAGCTGATGCGATTTGTGATGGGGAAGATGTTCACATTATTGGAATAATGGAGCATATTGAACCTTGCGGAATTCACTCTGGAGATTCTAATGCTCTGCTACCTCCTTTTAATCTTGGAGACCTGGTAATGGAACAAATTAAAGACCATACCCGTAAGATCGCTTTAGCCCTTAACACAGTTGGTTTGATCAATATCCAGTTTGCGATTAAGGACGATATGGTGTATATCATTGAAGCCAATCCAAGAGCATCCAGAACGGTTCCATTTATCGCGAAGGCTTATAAAGAATCTTATGTGAACTACGCAACCAAAGTGATGCTAGGTGAGAAGAAAATTAAAGATTTTAAATTTAATCCGCAGTTAGAAGGTTACGCGATAAAACAACCGGTATTTTCTTTCAATAAGTTTCATAAGGTGAACAAGCAACTTGGACCCGAAATGAAAAGTACAGGAGAAAGTATTCTATTTATTGACAGTTTGCGAGACGATGAATTTTACGACCTGTACAGTAGAAGAAAAATGTATTTAAGTAAATAA
- a CDS encoding DUF423 domain-containing protein, whose translation MKEIVLIIGGIYGTLAVVFGAFGAHALKKRFSEDQLKSFETGVKYQMYHAIMLIISGIVFPFIGVSQQLIAWFFIIGIFLFSFSIYGLTLSASAGKKIKILGPITPLGGLLLILGWIFFTINIAEIASYL comes from the coding sequence ATGAAAGAAATTGTTCTCATAATTGGAGGAATCTACGGCACTTTGGCCGTTGTTTTTGGAGCTTTTGGAGCCCATGCTTTAAAAAAGCGTTTTTCTGAAGATCAGCTAAAAAGTTTTGAAACAGGAGTGAAATACCAAATGTATCACGCCATTATGCTTATAATTTCCGGAATTGTTTTTCCGTTTATTGGGGTTTCCCAGCAGCTTATTGCCTGGTTTTTTATAATTGGGATATTCCTGTTCTCCTTTAGTATTTATGGCTTAACACTAAGCGCTTCTGCCGGAAAAAAGATAAAGATTTTAGGACCAATCACTCCGCTTGGTGGACTTTTGCTTATTCTGGGCTGGATATTTTTTACTATAAATATTGCTGAAATTGCAAGCTATCTGTAA
- a CDS encoding bile acid:sodium symporter family protein produces the protein MKFNGFIAAIFLAIIIAYFFPEGFVLLPLKTITDIGIGFIFFFYGLKLSPAEFKLGFLNYKVHIVIQLATFVAFPLLTLLCLPLFEDGTGSDLWIALFFLGTLPSTVSSSIVMVSLAKGNLPTAIFNASLSGLIGIVATPIWLSFFLSGSADFEFLDVLIKLCWQIIIPLILGLILQKFLGDFARKHGKKLGLLDKTTIILIVYSSFSNSFSSNIFSSVETQDLLKLTAIVILLFFVVYFGLGLVCNFLGFSLKDKITAQFCGTKKSLVHGSVMVKVIFGNSANTGLLLLPIMIYHSLQLLLIAFYAEKYKKRVLKAETLENTA, from the coding sequence TTGAAATTTAACGGGTTTATAGCGGCAATATTTTTAGCGATAATCATCGCTTATTTTTTTCCTGAAGGATTTGTACTCTTGCCGCTTAAAACCATCACCGATATTGGGATTGGTTTTATCTTCTTCTTCTACGGATTAAAATTATCTCCCGCAGAATTCAAATTAGGCTTTTTAAATTATAAAGTTCATATTGTGATCCAGTTGGCCACATTTGTGGCTTTTCCATTGCTAACCTTGCTTTGTTTACCTCTTTTTGAAGACGGAACAGGTTCAGATCTATGGATCGCTTTGTTTTTCCTTGGAACTCTCCCTTCCACGGTCTCCTCTTCTATCGTTATGGTTTCTCTGGCTAAAGGTAATCTGCCAACCGCTATTTTTAACGCCAGCCTTTCGGGACTCATCGGGATAGTCGCAACACCCATTTGGTTGAGTTTTTTTCTTAGTGGAAGCGCCGATTTTGAATTTTTAGATGTCCTTATAAAATTATGCTGGCAGATAATTATTCCGTTAATTCTGGGATTAATACTGCAGAAATTTCTTGGTGATTTTGCCCGAAAACACGGCAAAAAATTAGGCTTACTAGATAAAACAACAATTATACTAATTGTTTACTCCAGCTTTAGTAACTCTTTCTCATCCAACATATTTAGCAGCGTAGAAACCCAGGATTTGTTAAAATTAACCGCCATAGTTATTTTACTATTCTTCGTAGTATATTTTGGACTCGGTTTAGTCTGTAATTTTTTAGGTTTCAGTTTAAAAGATAAAATAACCGCTCAATTCTGCGGCACTAAAAAATCGCTGGTTCACGGTTCGGTAATGGTAAAAGTGATCTTTGGAAATTCAGCAAATACAGGACTTTTGCTTTTGCCTATTATGATCTATCATTCCCTACAATTACTATTGATCGCTTTTTATGCGGAAAAATATAAAAAGCGGGTTTTGAAAGCGGAAACTTTAGAAAATACTGCTTAG
- a CDS encoding acyl-CoA thioesterase produces the protein MTQFKQVKDSQVDISELMLPSHSNFNGKIHGGYVLSLMDRIAFACASKHSGAYCVTASVDTVDFLKPIEIGELVTMKASVNYVGNSSMVIGIRVEAENIRTGEIKHCNSSYFTMVAKDEDGKSLKVPGLILTNDHDIRRFAKSIKRNKMTLNRKKEFNETDFSSEEYVHLLENYKVKIEK, from the coding sequence ATGACTCAATTTAAACAAGTAAAAGATTCCCAGGTAGACATTTCAGAATTAATGTTGCCTTCCCATTCAAATTTCAACGGAAAAATTCACGGAGGTTATGTGCTGTCTCTTATGGACCGTATTGCTTTTGCCTGCGCATCTAAGCACTCTGGCGCCTATTGTGTAACAGCTAGTGTTGATACCGTAGATTTCCTAAAACCTATAGAAATTGGCGAATTGGTAACGATGAAGGCTTCGGTAAATTACGTGGGTAATAGTTCTATGGTAATTGGAATTCGCGTTGAAGCAGAAAATATTAGAACCGGCGAGATAAAACATTGTAATTCTTCCTATTTCACGATGGTAGCCAAAGATGAAGATGGAAAGTCTTTAAAGGTCCCGGGGCTAATTCTCACTAACGATCACGATATACGGCGTTTTGCAAAAAGCATAAAACGTAATAAAATGACATTGAATCGAAAAAAGGAGTTCAATGAAACCGATTTTTCTTCGGAAGAATATGTGCATTTACTGGAAAATTATAAGGTGAAAATCGAAAAGTAA
- a CDS encoding serine hydrolase domain-containing protein, whose amino-acid sequence METVIKSVIKLLLISFFTLSISAQEIYFPPGGAWQEKDTAAYNLDFTDAVEFAEANEYSESKDLRQAILKGFQHEPYHEILGPTKRRGGPAGIILKNGYLVAKWGDTKRVDMTFSVTKSFLSTTALLALDENLIADVEDPVINYVWDDTFEGEHNSKITWKNLLQQNSDWSGELWGSYDWADRPPKEGGIDDWRNRELNEPGTHFKYNDVRVNVLAYSLLNVFRKPLPSVLKQKIMDPINASSTWRWFGYENSWTTIDGFKMQSVSGGGHSGGGMFINTEDMARFGLLFMNNGNWDGKQLISEKLIEEAVQPSIPNKNYGYMWWLNVDGPRHWKNIDKDIFYAAGFGGNFIIVDRKEKLVIVTRWLEPSKIEEFVQKIYN is encoded by the coding sequence ATGGAAACAGTTATAAAATCAGTTATCAAGCTTTTACTAATCAGTTTTTTTACGCTGAGTATTTCTGCCCAGGAAATATATTTCCCGCCGGGTGGAGCCTGGCAGGAAAAAGACACGGCTGCTTACAATTTAGATTTCACTGATGCTGTGGAGTTCGCTGAAGCAAACGAATATTCAGAATCAAAAGATTTACGGCAGGCTATTCTAAAAGGATTTCAACACGAACCCTATCACGAAATTTTAGGCCCAACAAAAAGACGTGGTGGCCCGGCGGGAATAATTTTAAAAAACGGCTACCTGGTCGCAAAATGGGGAGATACAAAACGGGTAGATATGACTTTTAGCGTTACCAAAAGCTTCCTTTCTACCACCGCTCTGCTCGCTTTAGACGAAAACCTGATTGCAGATGTTGAAGATCCTGTGATCAATTACGTATGGGACGATACTTTTGAAGGTGAACATAATTCCAAAATTACCTGGAAAAATTTACTCCAACAAAACTCCGATTGGAGCGGAGAACTTTGGGGTTCTTACGACTGGGCCGATAGACCACCAAAAGAAGGCGGAATAGATGATTGGCGAAATCGAGAGCTCAATGAACCTGGAACGCATTTTAAATATAACGATGTTCGGGTGAATGTGCTTGCATATTCTTTACTTAACGTTTTTAGAAAACCTCTTCCCAGCGTTTTAAAACAAAAAATTATGGATCCTATTAATGCCTCCTCCACCTGGCGCTGGTTTGGTTACGAAAATTCCTGGACTACTATAGACGGTTTCAAAATGCAATCGGTTAGCGGTGGCGGGCATTCCGGTGGCGGAATGTTTATCAATACCGAAGATATGGCACGTTTTGGTTTGTTATTTATGAATAACGGTAACTGGGATGGCAAACAATTAATTTCAGAAAAACTTATTGAAGAAGCAGTACAGCCTTCTATTCCAAATAAGAACTATGGTTATATGTGGTGGCTTAATGTCGATGGCCCACGCCATTGGAAGAATATAGATAAAGACATTTTTTATGCGGCAGGTTTCGGCGGAAATTTTATTATTGTAGATCGTAAAGAAAAACTGGTTATTGTTACTCGTTGGCTGGAACCTTCTAAAATAGAAGAATTTGTTCAAAAAATTTATAATTAA
- a CDS encoding DNA recombination protein RmuC: protein MNDYLLIALIFAALIVGLYFGKLISGLKSKNTEAVLQEKNNQLSLQVKELNNQLSSNLNNFKSEVLDLKNSAQLQTEKLEKEREEIRREKDFLSTELTKRNAEFENLELKNKEQKAEVEQLQEKFEKEFENLANKILEQKSEKFTLQNKENIQNILNPLQEKILHFEKRIEEGNKESIDRHAMLRQQIIGLKELNEQMSKEATNLTKALKGDTKTQGNWGEMILERVLERSGLQKGSEYSVQQSFTNADGKRVLPDVVINLPGDKKMIVDSKVSLNAYERYSNETEETQRKQHLKNHLTAIRNRVNELGGKNYHQLYQMESPDFVLLFIPIEAAFAVASNEYPGLYSEAFDKNIIIVTPTTLLAVLKTIDSMWQNEKQKQNAIAIATQAGALYDSFTALTEELTKIGRQLGTVQNSYESAMKKLTGKGNLLRRVEKLKKLGAKASKQIDPKMLSAMDKEEEIEENKSMN, encoded by the coding sequence ATGAACGATTATCTACTCATCGCTTTAATTTTTGCGGCTCTTATTGTTGGACTCTACTTCGGAAAACTTATTTCAGGTTTAAAAAGCAAAAACACCGAAGCTGTTTTACAGGAAAAAAATAATCAACTATCACTACAGGTAAAAGAACTTAATAATCAGTTATCCAGCAATTTAAACAATTTCAAATCTGAAGTTTTAGACTTAAAAAATAGCGCACAACTTCAAACCGAAAAACTAGAAAAAGAACGGGAAGAAATACGCCGCGAAAAAGATTTTTTAAGCACCGAACTCACTAAAAGGAATGCTGAATTTGAAAATCTGGAGCTTAAAAATAAAGAGCAAAAAGCCGAAGTTGAACAACTTCAGGAAAAATTTGAAAAAGAATTTGAAAACCTGGCCAACAAGATCCTCGAGCAAAAATCTGAAAAATTCACCCTTCAGAATAAAGAGAATATTCAGAATATATTAAATCCATTACAGGAAAAGATTCTGCATTTTGAAAAACGCATTGAAGAAGGAAATAAAGAAAGCATAGACCGCCACGCGATGCTGCGCCAGCAAATAATTGGTTTAAAAGAGCTCAACGAGCAAATGAGCAAAGAAGCCACAAACCTTACCAAAGCACTTAAAGGCGACACCAAAACCCAGGGAAATTGGGGAGAAATGATATTGGAACGGGTGCTGGAACGCAGCGGCCTGCAAAAAGGTAGTGAATATAGCGTACAGCAAAGTTTTACCAATGCCGACGGTAAACGAGTTTTGCCAGATGTGGTAATTAATCTCCCGGGCGACAAAAAGATGATCGTAGATTCTAAAGTTTCGCTAAACGCCTACGAACGCTACAGTAACGAAACCGAAGAAACTCAAAGAAAACAACATTTAAAAAATCATCTTACCGCTATTCGAAATCGAGTAAACGAACTGGGTGGCAAAAACTACCACCAGTTATACCAAATGGAAAGTCCCGATTTCGTCCTGCTTTTTATACCAATTGAAGCCGCATTTGCTGTAGCTTCCAACGAATACCCGGGCTTATATTCTGAAGCTTTTGACAAGAATATTATTATTGTTACGCCCACTACCCTGTTAGCAGTTTTAAAAACCATAGACAGTATGTGGCAAAACGAGAAACAAAAGCAGAACGCCATTGCTATTGCAACCCAGGCCGGAGCTTTATACGATTCTTTTACTGCCTTAACCGAAGAACTCACGAAAATTGGCAGGCAACTGGGAACGGTTCAAAATTCTTACGAAAGCGCCATGAAAAAGCTTACCGGGAAAGGAAATTTACTTCGTAGAGTAGAAAAACTCAAAAAACTAGGCGCCAAGGCCAGTAAACAAATTGATCCTAAAATGCTATCAGCAATGGATAAAGAAGAGGAAATAGAAGAAAATAAATCCATGAATTAA
- a CDS encoding endo alpha-1,4 polygalactosaminidase gives MNLLRFPCLILCCLLFSCQENTAQDMEDKIDYRHQMRSLVIEISETAKAENSNFLVIPQNGIELIFEENELPAVDYLNAIDAVGQEDLFYGYPEFNKPTPTPDNTYLKKHLDSAKNSGKKVLVTDYCKTPEFIEHSYNLNEENNYISFASPRRELDIIPGAPIFNENKADINKLSKVKNFLYILNYAEYPSKQELISELAFTNYDLIILDLFFNEDTFTAEEIQQLKKKKNGGDRLVIAYMSIGEAEDYRYYWDETWNSNQPDWLVEENPHWAGNFKIAYWNQDWKNLIYRNENSYLSKIVNANFDGVYLDIIDAFQYFEAKK, from the coding sequence ATGAATTTACTCCGTTTCCCCTGCTTGATTCTGTGCTGTTTATTGTTTTCCTGCCAGGAAAATACCGCACAGGATATGGAAGACAAAATAGATTATCGTCATCAAATGCGGAGTTTAGTGATTGAAATAAGTGAAACTGCAAAAGCTGAAAATTCGAATTTTCTGGTTATTCCTCAAAATGGAATCGAACTTATATTTGAGGAAAACGAGCTACCCGCTGTAGATTATTTAAACGCAATAGACGCCGTGGGACAGGAAGACCTCTTTTATGGTTATCCCGAATTCAATAAACCTACACCCACTCCAGATAATACTTATTTAAAAAAACACCTGGATTCGGCTAAAAACAGTGGTAAAAAAGTACTGGTAACAGATTATTGTAAAACTCCGGAATTCATAGAGCATTCCTACAATCTTAATGAAGAGAATAATTATATTTCTTTTGCATCGCCCAGAAGAGAATTAGATATCATCCCCGGCGCTCCAATTTTTAACGAAAACAAAGCAGATATCAATAAGCTTTCAAAGGTTAAAAACTTTCTATACATTCTTAATTATGCTGAATATCCTAGCAAACAGGAACTTATTTCTGAACTTGCTTTTACCAATTATGACCTTATCATTTTAGATCTATTTTTTAACGAAGACACTTTTACCGCTGAAGAAATCCAGCAGCTAAAAAAGAAGAAGAACGGCGGTGATCGACTTGTAATCGCCTATATGTCTATCGGAGAAGCAGAAGATTACCGATATTACTGGGACGAAACCTGGAACAGCAATCAACCTGACTGGTTGGTAGAGGAAAACCCACACTGGGCGGGCAATTTTAAGATAGCCTATTGGAACCAGGATTGGAAAAATCTCATTTACAGAAATGAAAACTCTTACCTAAGTAAAATTGTAAATGCCAATTTTGACGGTGTTTATCTGGATATTATAGACGCTTTTCAATATTTTGAAGCGAAAAAATAA
- the pelF gene encoding GT4 family glycosyltransferase PelF: MPNPSVLLILEGTYPFNGGGVSTWAHHLCNKVSNIDFKLYSINASFEKESKYELSENISEVIQVPLWTPDEPYDYISYGEEYYKTVAKKEWTTDEVVEQKFIPLFKSLLEFIYSEDQNIEDLDIIFHQLWFYFEDYDYKETIRNRHVWTAYRDTLAKFIIGERNPDASLIDITIGLRWIYRFLIPLAIVNIPKVDVAHLTLSGFPLIPALIANYKYGTRIMLTEHGVFIRERLLAINKSEYPYFLKSLLIRFSEAITRLAYYKADVIISVTTFNQKWEKWYGADPKKFKIIYNGIDPEVFKPGSKPAHLKGIPTVVALARVFELKDILTMIRSCAVVKETIPNVQYLVYGDDQAVPEYTRECLDLIDELSLQDNFKFMGPKSNPQEIFLEGDISILTSISEGFPYTVIESMSCEIPVVSTDVGGVKEALDESCGFTCKPKDAEEIGGNVTKLLLNEELRKKMGKNAREKVLNNFTLNKFIGEYEDVYSEIMKSKKPKPKLAKIKDFS, from the coding sequence ATGCCTAACCCCTCAGTATTGCTTATTTTAGAAGGTACCTACCCTTTTAACGGTGGTGGTGTGTCTACCTGGGCACATCATTTATGTAATAAGGTTAGTAATATAGATTTTAAGTTATATTCTATAAACGCTTCTTTTGAAAAAGAATCTAAGTACGAGCTTAGCGAAAATATAAGCGAAGTTATTCAGGTGCCTCTCTGGACCCCAGATGAGCCGTACGATTATATTAGCTATGGAGAGGAATATTATAAAACGGTAGCTAAAAAGGAGTGGACTACCGATGAAGTGGTAGAACAAAAATTTATTCCACTTTTTAAAAGTCTACTGGAGTTTATTTATAGTGAAGACCAGAACATAGAAGATCTGGATATAATTTTTCACCAGTTGTGGTTTTATTTTGAAGATTACGATTATAAAGAAACCATAAGAAATAGGCACGTATGGACCGCTTATAGAGATACGCTTGCTAAATTTATTATAGGGGAGCGTAACCCTGATGCCTCTTTAATTGATATTACCATTGGCTTACGCTGGATTTATAGATTCCTAATTCCTCTGGCCATAGTGAATATACCCAAAGTAGATGTGGCTCATTTAACGCTTAGTGGTTTCCCGCTTATTCCGGCACTTATTGCCAATTATAAGTATGGTACAAGGATTATGTTAACTGAACACGGGGTCTTTATTAGGGAAAGGTTATTGGCTATTAATAAATCTGAATACCCATACTTTTTAAAAAGTCTACTAATTCGCTTTTCTGAGGCTATTACTCGTCTGGCTTATTATAAGGCTGATGTGATTATTTCAGTAACCACTTTTAATCAAAAATGGGAAAAATGGTATGGAGCCGATCCTAAAAAATTCAAGATAATATATAACGGTATAGATCCAGAGGTTTTCAAACCAGGATCAAAACCGGCACATTTAAAGGGTATTCCAACCGTAGTGGCCTTAGCCCGGGTATTTGAACTGAAAGATATTCTTACTATGATAAGATCTTGCGCGGTGGTGAAAGAAACTATCCCTAATGTTCAGTATTTGGTTTATGGAGATGACCAGGCCGTACCCGAATATACCCGGGAATGTCTTGATCTTATAGATGAATTAAGCTTGCAGGACAATTTTAAGTTTATGGGGCCAAAAAGTAATCCTCAGGAAATATTTTTGGAGGGAGACATTTCAATTTTAACATCCATCTCTGAAGGTTTCCCGTATACTGTTATAGAATCTATGAGTTGTGAGATTCCGGTGGTATCTACCGATGTTGGCGGAGTTAAAGAAGCGCTTGATGAAAGCTGCGGATTTACCTGTAAACCAAAAGATGCTGAAGAAATTGGAGGAAATGTGACCAAATTGCTTTTAAACGAAGAGCTTCGAAAAAAGATGGGGAAGAATGCAAGGGAAAAGGTTTTAAATAATTTTACTTTAAATAAGTTCATAGGGGAATATGAAGATGTTTACAGCGAAATTATGAAGTCGAAAAAACCAAAACCAAAATTAGCTAAGATTAAAGATTTTTCCTGA